The genomic window TTTATGTCATATAAATCAATCCAACAACCCCTTTTCTCTAAAAGATAGGTAACCCTCCGGGCTAAATATTATGTGGTCAACAAGCTCAAATCCAAGTATTTCGCAGGCTTTGCTCACCCTTTCAGTGAACAGTAGGTCCTCCTTTGAGGGTTCGGGGTTTCCCTGGGGATGATTATGAGCTACGAGAATTCCATAAGCTGAGAGTTCTACCGCTGGTCTGAGAATCTCCTTGGGATCTGCGTAAACTCTATTCACAGACCCAATTGCCACGGTTTCTATATGCCTCACCCTGTGGCTTACATCAAGGTAAAGAGCTACGAGAACCTCCTTTCTATTGTCAAAATATCCCCTGAGTAACCTGTAGGCGTCCTCCGGACTCAAAACTTGCACGCTGCCCATGGGTTCCCTTATCCTCTTGGAAAGCTCTATAAGAGCCTTTATCTGAGCTGCCTTCACTAGACCTAAGCCTTTTAGCTTAGTTAACTCGGAGAATTCAACTTCTTCAAGTCTTTTCCATCCCTGCTTAAGGACATTCCTTGCCAGAGTTAACACGTCCATGCCCTGGCTTCCGGCTCCGAATATGACCGCCAGCAACTCCTCATCGGAAAGGCTTTGGGCTCCGTGCTTTCTGAGTTTTTCCCTTGGTCTATACTCTTGGGGAATCTCCTTTATAGAGCGATACCTGTACCTCATTTTTCCTCTTTGCTGAGTTTCTCAACGAGAACCTTCTTCACCTTCCTGTTATCTTTTGATACAACCTTGAACATAAAGTTTTCCACCTTGAAGGTTTCCCCCTCTTTAGGAATCCTACCAGCGAGGTAAGAGAGGAAACCTCCGAGGGTGCTGTAATTCCCCTCCGGAATCTTCACACCCGTTATCCTTGCAAGTTCGTTGAGCTCCAATTTGCCGTCTGCAATCCAGACATCTTTTGATATCTCTCTGATAAGCTCCTCTTCCCCTTTGTCTGTCTGTATACTTCCAACTATCTCTCTTAGTATATCTTCAAGAGTTACTATGCCTATAATTACCCCTCTTTCATCAACCACAACCCCTATGTGTTCCTTTCTCTTCTTGAATTCACTTATAACCTCTGGGAGAGGAGTGTATTCAGAAAATACAAGGATTTTGCGAATATAACCCCTCAAAGGCTCTTCCGGCTGGGCGTCCAGCAGGTCGTAGGCGCTTACGTATCCTACGATGTCATCAACCCTCACCCTGTAAACGGGTATCCTTGAATATCCGCTCTCCTTAATCTTCTCAACAGCCTGAGCCACATTTGTATTCTCGGCTATCATCACTATTTCATACAGGGGTTTCACTATTTCGCCAACTCTTCTGTCTTTGAAGGATAGGATGTTTGAGACTACCAGACCTTCGTACTCGGCAAAGGTCTTTTTCTCCCTTAAAAGCTCTATTATGTCCTCTCTTCTCACACTCACATGGGTTCTTGCAAATCTGCTTGATATGGCTCTACTTATCACCTTAGCAAGAACTAAAAAGGGTTTGAGGGGAATCCTGAATTTGTCCAGGACAAACAAACTTGGGATTACTAGCTTGTTGGCGTAGTGCTGGAAGAAGCTTTTAGGGATTATCTCACCGAATATTATTGTGAATATAACAAGGGTTTCAGCCAAAAGTACCTCGTATCCGGATATACCCGGCAGATACTTGGTGGCGGACATCAGAGCCAGTGTGTAAAGGGTTGCAGCAAACACTATGCTTACCGTATAGCCAAGCATGGTCAGGGTTATGTACTCCTCCGGGTTTTCAAGAAAGTGGGCTACAAAACTGTATCTCTTCTTTCTCAAAACGGCTCTGAGGGCACCCTTGTCCGCGCTCAAAAGGGCTATCTCCGAACCTGCGAAGAAACCCTCAAGGGCTATGAAGAAAGCAACGCCTATAAAGAAACCTATCAGCTCCATCCTACGGCTACCCTGTCCTGTCCGGAAAAGTCTTTATATATGATAACCTCTTTAAACCCAGCCTCCTTTAAAAGCTTGAACACAATTTCCCCCTGGTCATGTCCTATCTCAAGGGCTACAAAGCCCTTATCTTTAAGATAGTTCCCAACCTCTTTGGCGAACTTCTCATAAAACTCGTACCCTTTCTCGCCACCTATCAGAGCTTCTCTTCCTTCCCTTTTTACTTCACTGGGGAGGCTCTCCCACATACTTTCTGGTATGTAAGGGGGATTTGAAACCACGAAGTCAAACTTCCTCCCCCTTACCGGTTCAAACATATCACCCCTAAGTATCTCAAGTCTATCCTGCACACCGTGCAACCTCGCATTCTCCTTCATAAGCTCAACCGCCTCTGAATTGATATCGTCTACGGTCATTCTCAGTAGAGGTCTTTCAAGGAGGAGCGTTATTGATATACATCCTGTCCCGCCGCCAACCTCAAAACCCTCCATCTTCCCATTCTC from Hydrogenivirga caldilitoris includes these protein-coding regions:
- a CDS encoding hemolysin family protein, producing MELIGFFIGVAFFIALEGFFAGSEIALLSADKGALRAVLRKKRYSFVAHFLENPEEYITLTMLGYTVSIVFAATLYTLALMSATKYLPGISGYEVLLAETLVIFTIIFGEIIPKSFFQHYANKLVIPSLFVLDKFRIPLKPFLVLAKVISRAISSRFARTHVSVRREDIIELLREKKTFAEYEGLVVSNILSFKDRRVGEIVKPLYEIVMIAENTNVAQAVEKIKESGYSRIPVYRVRVDDIVGYVSAYDLLDAQPEEPLRGYIRKILVFSEYTPLPEVISEFKKRKEHIGVVVDERGVIIGIVTLEDILREIVGSIQTDKGEEELIREISKDVWIADGKLELNELARITGVKIPEGNYSTLGGFLSYLAGRIPKEGETFKVENFMFKVVSKDNRKVKKVLVEKLSKEEK
- the radC gene encoding RadC family protein, with protein sequence MRYRYRSIKEIPQEYRPREKLRKHGAQSLSDEELLAVIFGAGSQGMDVLTLARNVLKQGWKRLEEVEFSELTKLKGLGLVKAAQIKALIELSKRIREPMGSVQVLSPEDAYRLLRGYFDNRKEVLVALYLDVSHRVRHIETVAIGSVNRVYADPKEILRPAVELSAYGILVAHNHPQGNPEPSKEDLLFTERVSKACEILGFELVDHIIFSPEGYLSFREKGLLD
- the prmC gene encoding peptide chain release factor N(5)-glutamine methyltransferase, which codes for MKVRQLLLSLPVELRRDGELILAHLLKRKPGELPLIFEEETPPDIERKFTELIKIRQEGVSVAHIIGEWDFYGRTFKVKGGILVPRPETELLVEKVLELIPENGKMEGFEVGGGTGCISITLLLERPLLRMTVDDINSEAVELMKENARLHGVQDRLEILRGDMFEPVRGRKFDFVVSNPPYIPESMWESLPSEVKREGREALIGGEKGYEFYEKFAKEVGNYLKDKGFVALEIGHDQGEIVFKLLKEAGFKEVIIYKDFSGQDRVAVGWS